Sequence from the Cucurbita pepo subsp. pepo cultivar mu-cu-16 chromosome LG02, ASM280686v2, whole genome shotgun sequence genome:
GGctcgttcaccaaaatcatcaTCTTTATACTTGAGAGGAAGAAACAACGACCATTTGCTCATATCAATAGAGATAATGTTACTTATATACCCACGAGGGTTACAAACCTACTCTCTTCCTAGTATGGTTGTGATATTCTCGCCCGCTTAAACTACTCATTGTCCTCAATAACTTTTTCGGGGCACAACCAAATTCTACTCTCTTCTTAGTATGATTGTGATATTTTCGTccacttaaactagtcatTGTCCTCGATAACTTTTTCGGGGCACAACCAAATTCTACTCTCTTCTTAGTATGATTGTGATATTCTCGTCCACTTGAACTAGTCATTGTCATCAATAACTTTTTCGGGGCACAACCAAATTCTACTCTCTTCTTAGTATGATTATGATATTCTCACCCGCTTGAACTACTCATTGTCCTTAATAACTTTTTCGGGGCACAACCTAACTCTACTCTCTTCTTAGTATGATTGTGATATTCTCGCCCGCTTGAACTAGTCATTGTCCTTGATAACTTTCTCGGAGCACAACCAAATTCTACTCTCTTCTTAGTATGATTGAGATATTCTCGCCCGTTTAAACTAGTTATTGTCCTCGATAACTTTCTCGGGGCACAACCAAATTTCACGCTTTTTCCCGTGTGCTCTTTTTTTGTGTTACCCATTATTTTTGGGCTTCGTATTTTAGTAACTCTGCCACAGTTGTGACAACTAATTTCGGATAACCATAGCTGTCATTGCAAACTAGCTGTCTCAAtgtattattatattcaaaatagataaatacAACACGTGTTTATCTTacattaaataacaaatcaattacaactaaaaatatatatatatattatattatataatataacgAGATCTAATATTCTAACGAGACTTTTCACACACATACAGGTCGAAACCGATTCTCAAAACTTTCGATTTtctaatttagaataaaatcaTGCtttaggtattttttttaaaaaatatatatatatatttagaacgTATGCAATTTAATCAAATAGTTCTTGCCGTTCAAAAGTACCATTGTTTCAATGACATAGTCAAGGTTATAGAATAACGAGTAGAGAATTAGTCGAACACACCGACACCAAAAAATCGTTGTCATCACCCTAAGGTAATTATGGTGGCAATTACAAAATCACTAACGTGTAATTACCACCAAATCGGTATAATCCCTAAAGGTGACTTTGatgtaattatgaaaaaatcaATGTGCAATCACTCGTAAATCGTTATCATTATTCGATTATGGTGGtaattgttagacgaacacgactctccacaatggtataatattgtctactttgagtataatattggctttgcttttgttagtattcctcacttataaacattcatttcctaaattagccggactttcatcatccaaacagttattacaaaacaaataacTACTAAATCTTTATCATTATCCTACGCTCTACTatgataattacaaaataaccAATGTACCAtcatcaaaaaaattattagttgCATAGCAAcaatcatatcacataaaataagtccaaaaacattttataaatatgttttataagATATCATAGTTCACATTtgacttattttaaaatctgaTACAAGTCGAACAAGTTGAAGTGCATgcatatctaattattttaaaataaaataaaaacatttagaTCCAATAGAAAGGTCTCTCATTAGTGGGTGTGGCTTTCCTTAGCAATCTCCTTCTACGGTCCACACCACAACAACGAGGGGTGAGTCCGACTAGACGACACTAGCAGATAATCAGGATGTAGGGTGATGGTGGCAACTGCGAGATCAGTTCAATGGTGCtcatgagaagaagaaggctcGGTGGCTACAACAACTGAACTTTTCCTACGTGCTACATGACTGTGAGGAGAGGGGCTAGATCGGTGGCTACAACAACTGAACTTTTCCTACGTGCTACATGACTGTGAGGAGAGGGGCTAGATTCTATTGGATGAAAGtccgtcggctaatttagagaatgatcatgagtttataatcaaagaatattctcTTCATTGGTATAGGATCTTTTAGGGAAGCATCAGATCTTTTAGATCTTGgaagtacaaaaaaaaagaaaaggtcatgagagcttatactaatgggcaatatcatattattgtggagagttgtgttcaaatcacctaaaaaataatataaaaaaatgaaatgtgaaAAAGGCAGGAGGACAGGACAAAATTAGTTGACTACATTTAACATGGTCGgttctataaataaaaactaaattaaaacaagCGAAGACTTCAGGACGACTAGAATGATTCCTTATCATCGAGAATTTGCTTGCTGCCTAAGCTTCTGATTTCTATATATTATCACCAATTCCTTTGATTTTTATGCATCCATCGTTGCTAATTTCCTTCAACAGCACAACAGTAATCAAGGATTTCTGAAGGATTATGGCTTCTCCCGCTGTGCACGATCTGAACTCCCTTATTTCGTCTGAGGGGAGGGACTTTCTCATCCGCAACAATGGCGATCAGGTACGTATTGTTTCTCAATGATATTGCTTCAGTAGGACGATGATGTTAAATTCATagtttaatttcatttcaatctgTTGATTTCGTGTTAGATTACTGAATGATTAACTTACCCTAGGAAGATTTGAACTGTTGTTTGAAGATTTGGGAATCTGTAGAAGGAAATTAGTGAAATCCTCTTATCGGTTGTTAGTTTCGGTTTTTGAACAGGTCAAGATCAGTTCCTTAATCGGAAAGAACGTGGGATTGTATTTCTCGGCATCATGGTGCCCTCCCTGTCGTCGTTTCACCCCGATTTTTGCTGGGGTTTATGAGAAACTAGCATCTAAGGGCGATTTTGAAGTCATCTTCGTTTCTTCTGATAGAGATGATAACTCATTCAAGGATTACTTCTCTAAAATGCCCTGGTTGTCGATTCCATTTTCCGATTCGGACACCATAAAACGCTTGAAGGAACTCTTCAAAGTGAGGGGAATTCCTCACCTTGTTGTTCTTGATGCCAACGGGAAGGTTTCAACTGATCAAGGAGTGAGAATGGTGAGCGATCATGGTGTTGATGCCTATCCTTTTACTTCTGAACAGATCCAACTCCtgaaggagagagaggaggaagcGAAAAGGAACCAGACCATAAGTTCCATTTTGGTTTCGAACTCGCGCAATTATTTGATCTCGAATGATGGAAATCAGGTATAATTTCTTCAACCTTTTGTTTGTAGATTATTTTCTGGATTAATGTGATAACTATAATCTTATGCTGTAGATTCCTGTCTCTGAGCTTGAAGGGAAAGTGATTGGTCTGTACTTCTCAGTGTATGGCCATGGAGCGTGTGACGAATTTACGCCTATTTTGGTTGATGCTTACaagaaactgaaagaaaaGGGACAGAACTTTGAGATTGTGTTGATCTCTTTCaatgatgaagatgaggaaTTCAAAGAAGCATTAAAATCAATGCCTTGGTTGGCATTGCCATTAAAGGATGAGAAATGTAAAGAACTCATTCGATATTTTGAGCTTAGTGAGATTCCTACTCTTGTCATAATTGGGCAGGACGGCAAGACTTTGCAGCCGAATGCAGTGGAACTCGTCGAAGAGCATGGTTCTGATGCCTACCCTTTCACTCCCGAACAACTTGAGAAACTTGCTGAGATTCAGAAGGCAAAGCTCGAGTCGCAGACTCTGGAGTCTCTTTTAGTTCATGgagaaaatgattttgttattGAGAAAAGTGGTGCACAGGTAAAGTTTCCTGTTGCTACTTCTCAGCATAATCTAATGAGTTAAGCCACCATGTGCTGTGTTATACTCTTGAGCTGTTTCTGTATGTTTatgtttgtgtttgatttCCTTTCGTTTGAGCAGATCCCAGTATCTGAACTTGTTGGCAAGAACATTCTGCTCTACTTCTCAGCACATTGGTGCCCTCCATGCCGTGCATTCTTGCCTAAGCTTACCGAGGCATACAACGAAATTAAGCAAAAGGACAAAGAGTTCGAAGTCGTTTTCATCTCAAGTGATCGAGACCAAGATTCGTTTCAAGAATTCTTTTCAGGAATGCCATGGTTAGCCCTGCCATTTGGGGATGAAAGGAAGAAGTTACTGAATCGCAGGTTCAAAATCCAAGGCATTCCTGCACTTGTAGCGCTTAACCAAAGCGGTCGCACAGTCTCGACAGAAGCCCGGAAGCTGATTTCAGCTCATGGTGCAGATGCGTATCCGTTTACAGATGAACGTCTGAAGCAATTGGAGGAGGAGCTAGAAGAAGAGGCAAAGGGGTGGCCTGAGAAACTGAAACATGAACTGCATGAAGCTCATGAACTTGTTAAAACACGTCGTTCATATGTTTGTGATGGGTGCGATGGAGTGGGATCTGGTTGGTCCTTTCACTGTGCGGAATGTGACTTTGATTTGCACCCAAAATgtggtttgaaaaagaaagaggaaagcAAGGAGGAGGGGAAAGAAGGGTGGGTTTGCGAGGGAGACGTGTGCCGCCGTCAAGCGTAAGTGTTCGTTCATATTTAGAAAGCAAATAAAATGGAAGCTTATAAATGGTATGTGTTCTGCAGCTGCTATCATGTTGTTTCAAGGCCATCGTCTGTAATTTGAGATTGCTTGAGCTATATCCCTCTCTTAGGtctttaataaaatcttttttaacttGTAATTGAACGTTTTAACACAGTCTTCAACCAGGTCTTCTAACGTTGGTCTTGTAGTAGCACATATCTTTATTTAGTGATCGAGCCCAGTGATATTCATCTCTTATCTCTGATTGGAAGATAGAGACTACTTTGTGCCAGTTTCAACATTGGCTTTAAAAAACGTTTACTAGATTGCTTTAGCTTTAGCACTTAAAGAAGCAGCTCAACTATAATAGAGAGTAATGAAAGAAGGTGAATGTTTGGATTCCCTTCCACCTCCCTCTCTGCCTAACTAAAGTTCAAACTTGAGCAGAGAAAGTTTGTATTCATAAATCACTTCCTCTTCTTTGCTAGCAATGCTTTGACGCCATTTGGTAATCATCACTCGTGTGCATAGGTGTTCTGTCACGATCTAATTTTTGAGGCTTCGAAAATTGGATCGTGACCAAAGagacgaaatcgaaaacaaataaaaataaagaatttaaaagaaaagaaaggtaatAAAAGAGgcaaattcataaattttcaaagaatAAAAGGggaatacaaatataaaacgaaatacaaatagaaagaaatttgcaaaagactccaaaagatcGAAAGGGGACTGATGCTCCGGAACGATCCCCTCTGTGACCGTACAGCTCTCGAATGCCCCTCGATCGGCACCCTAcctgaaaaaaatagaaaaaatgggatgagtataaaaattatactcactAAGCTACCTACCTACCTATAAACTCTCATTGcatttaacctaaaataattCCCACTATCTTTTAATTGGCTCTAGGATGTCTAGTTCAGTCCCTTTAGGGCTCGCCCCTTAGAACTTGCTCTATGGAGATGTTCTCCGTCCTTTCATTTGATactattaagatataatatttggataatatattataataataattagttatagAATATATCATAGATATTTGTAGTTatattttatccttttatttttaggtattagttggtagcttgtatcctatttaaatcGTTGTGAACATTAATGAAGATAGCACTTTTGATCCCACctatatttctcattcttaacaaataCTTAAGGGTTCCTTATGCTAAGCTGACATGACCAACGTCTTCCTATGAGACGTTACCTCTGCATGGCTATCTGAGACTACATGGTATCTAGCCTAAGggtgaagggaatgaactctgACGCTACATGGTATCTAGCCTATAGGGATAAAGGGAATGAATTTTTCATCCACATAGTTAAAGCATTGGGAAccgttttgaaatttattaagaattaaaacaaaagcaatAAATTGGAGTATAAGAACTTTACCTTAGTAGAAACCCTAGCTTGCAAGACTTCTTGAAGTTTTCCAACCATGCAAAAGGTATTCAACATTCCACGAGATCTTTCTtgctatgactcgaacacaaggTCAAGGTTTGTGGGAGTCTCTCGAAAGAAAATCCATAaaggattgaagaagaatagaTTCGAGGATTCTTTGGAgatgtaatttcattctccAGAAGAAGTAGAGAGATTCGTCTATCTTTGGCCCAACCCGAAGGTCCTATTTAGAGAGACTCTTAGATAATATTtgcaaataatatatttgcttatttaatatattagttataccaatcatatttagatattataagatatcttaatatatatttaattaatttgaatctcattcacatttcaaatatatttttatttaaggtatccaaatacattaattgaattaaatataataaatatatttttcctttaatatatctaatatattaaatatatagtcACTCCACTGTAAACGACAAGTTATGTCTATTGATATAaccattacaagcaagtcgatccttcaattgttcataattacagttgggtcaaaagtccgttttacccctgtaattacatctttcacaaGTACCACTATtttctaatgaacaatttgtttatgatctaatcatcaaccaaatccctctcgggccaatgagagggtggagccccattgttcaagtcccgaGATCcgtacttaagagaacaacgCATCTACTTCCTTCTATGGAAAGAAGTGAAttcatctcatgatattatgttcccaactTCCTATTTGGTAAGTCCCAAAAtagtaggcatattgaatcggctaGAAGAgccattctcacccatgtaaattaaaggacaagccctcacacgtaggagttcataactcactcaggattaagatcgagtcgcatatgatcatcatgtgaaatattaatcttctcaattaacggatttatcaagagagattaaatatttcttggtctagtcttatacaaactcattgtataggataccccacttacatgtcttcacatgaacgatttggatcaaatcatttgtaacgattacaaagtgggtcgtattaatagtgttaccaggataaggcacccaccttatccatatactatagactctttaggttattacttgaacacgatcctcttgtatgtcaaccatactgttcaagattacattaataaactTGTATTTTCATACCAtagataacaattaaattacaaataaaataataaaaattattgttaaaaaactaaataattaattattaggcTTTAGGCATAAATCCCAACTAGAGGTGTGTTAGAGTACCTCCTAAGCCCATGACAGTCCCCGAGGGcgcgacccaacccgttcTCGTGCAGCTAACGGGCTATACGACatggggacacatttcccatgcgaaacGGCTAGAAGTAGTTTGAACCTCTGGTTCCCCCCACAAAGCTATAGAGGCCATTCATACAAGTAGCAGTCTAAGAACACTCAAGGTAATTCTTGGCCATGGTAATCTGTTAGGTTCCTAGGGGAAGGTTGTATCTAGACTGAGTGACTTGTCACTCCTAACTACAAATCCGTAGGCTTATCATAGTAATGGGTCATGGAAAAGAACAGAGTGGGCATGCAGCCGTCGActaacatcatcatacataactcATGCAAACTAGACACACATGCGTCACGGGACGATGGCCTCCGTCAAGCACCCGGAACGCGGAGTTCGCGCTTAGGGGGCGACGTCATCCCTCAGGCGCCCGGAACGCAGAGTTCACAATTTCACATGAATTAAACATATGCATACGTATAgcggaagcttaaagcatACAAGCAACACCCAGATAATTCACCAATACGCTCATAACAAATGATCTACTTAATCTCATTCATGGAAAGCTAATCTAAGGCAAATGTACTAGCATGCATACAATCcaagcgaatcctacaagtatttcttcctaaataccgggtggtgactttcctggttgacgcgtgccctttCGCTAGCATTTCTATGCCCATAAGTTGTtcaaaaatactgattttcctccattaggtccctgttcgcatgaaaatattattagaattGGAATCGAGACAGAAATCGGGCAAACAGAAGTCGAACGTGCCGAAAACTAACCCTCACTCGCTTCCACGCACCGCCACACGTCCTCCCTCGACGCCACGCGCCGGGAGAAGGTCTGCTTGCGGGTTTCACGCGCGAGTACCACGCGCGCGCTTTCTGCATAGTCGCGGTCTGGTTCGGGTCGTTCGCTCGACGAGTCAGCAGGTCGGTTCGCTCGTGTGGGTCGCAATTGGTTTGGGTTTGAAGGCAACACATGTCGCCGTCTCGCTTGAGCTGCATGGCTCCGGCCGACGCTCAACACGTGTCCCTTGCCTGCCTAGCCGCGTCTTGCCGCCCGCCATCGACACGTGGCTGTCggaatttcttctttctccgtTCTAGGACGATTCTCGGGTTTCAGCCTTTGGATCGAGGTTTCAGCCAAGCTTCATCACAGATCCTATGGAGAATTGTTCCTAGatgaatatatcaaaattCCAGATCTTAATTCACAAGGAAAACCGTAGATCTGAGAAAAACGCTCAAGAGCTTAGCTCGTGGGTTTTCTCGATTTCTAGACAAAAAATGGGACTCCGAACGccaacatcttcttcttccttccaagAAGTCCTTGCACCTAGCTCGTGGCTAGAGACAACTTCCATGGTGGTCCGATGAGATTTCGGTGGCGGTTTTCTTGCTCTCACTCCAAAACTTACCTATTTGCCCCTCTTTTGATTTTAAccctattatttatttatttattatatatttaaatattcggGTGCTACATGTTCCTTGGCTCGTTAGTCCTTGCTTCCATGATGTTGTAATACCTTATCTACTTGCAAAAACGTGAGATTTTTCGATGTTATCATTTCTCTTAAACTCATCCTTGTCGGCACTGGTATTACACATTTTGAAATCATACTAAACTCGTTGAGCTGCCCTCATATTTCCAGAATAATGGTCGTGTTAATCCTCTGCGTGTTTGCTCGTCTTTTATTTACTAGATCGAAGGTCTTTATTTCACTGACGTTTATGTCCGACGAGACAAAACCGTTTGTCTTCCATCCCTTTCTCTTATCATTTCGTGTTTCCTTTCCTTACCGGTGAGGTTTGAGGGTTTGCTGAAGTGTTTGACTTTAGGTATGATCGTGGGTTTGTTGGAGGTGCGGGTTCTCCAACCCTTCGGGAGACCCGCGTTTTTCGACGACTAtgtgaatttcattttatttttttttgaatcctTACACAACATGTCTGCAAGACGAACCAAATCCTcgttaattttgatttttttattagaagtAGCTCGTATATGTTTTTGTGTCTTAATTACCAAGTTAAGAAGGGCAAAAATTAAcgataaaaacattattaaataactccaaaaaaaaaaaaaagaaaaaaaaaacgttttaattcaataattagcAAGTCAAGAAAGTTGACTACTTTTTACCTAAAGGAAGTCCTGGCGGCTAGGAAGGGCAATATGGTAATTCCAGACCCTCAAAAAGCCGTAAGAACGCAAGGGAGATGGCGGTGAGGAATTTTGTTGTGAACGAATATCTTTACAACCGAGTCGAATTCGATGCTTTTTTCCCTCGTCCACTTCCAAGTCTTCGTGTTagcaatttttataatttccatGTTACTTGCTCCCGAAGCTTCTGATTCGCTTTATTAAGgccatttctttgattttgatctcaTTCTTCATTGTTCATCACTGTTAATTACGCACAATCTTGGATTATCCAACACTTATGGCTTCTGATGCTGTGCACGATCTCAGTTCCCTCTTCTCCTCTGAGGGGAGGGACTTTCTCATCCGGAATAATGGCGATCAGGTATGTATGTATCTTTGCTCAATTAGTATATTCAGACGCTAACTGTTCATGCAACtctaatttcataattttaattttgttgtttttgtgttgTGTTGCTGGATATTTAACTAGCCGTAGAGAAATCTGAAATGgtgttttctgttttttcaCACTTTTCGGAGAAATTTTGGGAATCTGTTTTAGGAAATTAATGAAATCCTCTTATCGGCCATTGATTTGGGGTTTTGGACAGGTGAAGATCAGTTCCTTAATTGGAAAGATTGTCGGATTGTATTTCTCGGCGTCATGGTGCCCTCCCTGTCACCGCTTCACTCCGATATTTGCAGGGGTTTATGAGGAATTAGCTTCTAAGGGTGATTTTGAAGTTGTCTTTGTTTCTGCTGATAGCGATGACGAATCTTTCGAGGATTACTTCTCTAAAATGCCATGGTTGTCCATTCCATTTTCTGATTCGGCTACCAAAGAACGTTTGAATGAACTTTTTGAAGTGAGGGGAATTCCTCATCTTGTTGTTCTCGACGCCGAGGGGAAGGTTTCGACTGATGATGGAGTGAGATTAGTCAGTGAATATGGGGCTAATGCTTATCCTTTTACTTCGGAACAGATCCAACTTCTGAAGGATAGAGAGGAGGAAGCTAAAAGGAACCAAACCATTAGTTCCATTTTGGTTTCGAACTCGCGTAATTATGTGATCTCGAATAATGGAAATCAGGTATAGTCATCATTCCATTTCTTATAATACTGAACTTTTCATTGGAATTGGGAGGTCTCACATAGgctggagagggaaacgaagcatgtcttataagggtgtggaaacctctccctaatagacgtgttttaaaaaccttgaggagaagctcgaaaaggaaagtctaaaaaggacaatatctgctacggtgggcttgagctcttacaaatggtatcagagcaagacacCGGAtagtgtgctagtgaggacgttggcccccaagggaggtggattgtgtgaTGCCATATTGGCtggaaaggggaacaaagcatgccttataaggatgtggaaacctctccctaatagatgcgttttaaaaatcttgaggggaagcttgaaagagaaagctcaaagaagacaatatctgctagcggtggatttgggctgttacatgaATGATGTGATAACAcaatgtttgtttgtttgtgctGCAGATTCCTGTCTCTGAGCTAGAAGGGAAGGTGATTGGGCTCTACTTCTCAGTGTATGGCCATGAAACTTGTGATGATTTTACACCTCTTTTGGTTGATGCTTACAAGAAACTGAAAGAGGGGAAACAGAACTTTGAGATTGTGTTGATCTCTTTAGACGATGAGGATGATGACTTCAATGAAGCATTCAAAACCATGCCATGGTTGGCATTGCCGTTCAAGGATGAGAAATGTCAAAAACTCATTCGATATTTTGAGCTTAGTGATATTCCTACTCTTGTCATAATTGGGCAGGACGGCAAGACTTTGCACCCGAATGCAGCGGAACTCATCGAAGAGCATGGTACTGATGCCTACCCTTTCAATCCCGAAAAACTCGAGAAACTTGCTGAGATTCAGAAGGCAAAGCTCGAGTCACAGACTCTGGAGTCTCTTTTAGTTCGtggagaaaataattttgttattggAAAAAATGGTGCAAAGGTAAAGTTTCTTGTTGCTACTTCTCAGCATAATCTAATGAGTTAAGCCACCATGTGCTGCGTTATACTCTTGAGCTGTTTCTGTATGTTTATGTTTGTGTTTGATTGCCTTTCGTTTGACCAGATTCCAGTATCTGAACTTGTTGGCAAGAACATTTTGCTCTACTTCTCAGCACACTGGTGCCCTCCATGCCGTGCATTCTTGCCTAAGCTTATCGAGGCATACAACGAAATTAAGCAAAAGGACAAAGAGTTCGAAGTCGTTTTCATTTCAAGTGATAGCGATCAAGATTCATTTGAGGAATTCTTTTCAGGGATGCCTTGGTTAGCTCTGCCATTTGGGGATGAAAGGAAGAAGTTCCTAAATCGTAGGTTCAAAATAGAAGGCATTCCTGCACTCGTAGCCCTTGATCGAAGTGGTCGTACTGTCTCAACAGACGCTCGGAATCTCATATCATCTCATGGAGCAGATGCCTATCCGTTCACAAAGGAACGTCTGGAGGAATTAGAGAAGCAGCTGGAAGAAGAGGCAAAGGGGTGGCCTGAGAAACTGAAGCATGAACTACATGAAGAACACGAACTGGTTCGAACACATCGAGCTGCGTATAATTGTGATGCCTGTGATGAATTGGGATACGGTTGGTCGTTTTACTGTGAGGAATGTGACTTTGATATGCACCCAAAATgtggtttgaaaaagaatgagGGAGCTGAGGAGCAAAAAGAAGAGTGGATATGCGAGGGAGACGTGTGCCGTAGAGCCTAAGAAGACATATTCAGAACTGCAAAGAATATGAAAGCTTGTGATCATGGTATGTCGGTTGCCTGTTGCCTTCTATGATGGTCTGGTGTGTGCTATGTCCTGCAGCTATGTTGTTTCAAATCATCTAGTCTGTGATGTGATTTCTAgtccaaataaattaaaagaagtcTGTAGTTTCAAGCATTTTATGCCTGCCTTTTTTTGGGCATTGTAATTTGATAGCCTTAGTTAGTTCTCCCTGCTATCTCCCCCTCTTTAATAAATAGAATTCACACCTCTAGCAAGTTCAACTATATCTACCTCTCTACTCTCATCTATACGATTTATCTCTCTATACACGTAAGATTTCTTATCTTAATCATATACTCACCTTGGTAGAGAATGACCAGAAACGTCCACCTCTATCGATTGCAAGGGTATATTTCTGTATCTGACTCCTGGTTGCTATTCTGACTCCTGGTTGCTTGCCTCTAATTTTTGGTGTCATGGTAGGGAGAGCATTTAGATTTTAAAGTGATGGCATGACCTCGGTGTCACAATTTCACTCTTGGAGACAATGGTTGTGTGGTACTTATTCAAACCTAACGAACAAATCTCAGACTTCGCGGATAATATCGACATATGATTGACCTTTGTGTCacatttgagaaaaatattt
This genomic interval carries:
- the LOC111787950 gene encoding probable nucleoredoxin 1, which encodes MASPAVHDLNSLISSEGRDFLIRNNGDQVKISSLIGKNVGLYFSASWCPPCRRFTPIFAGVYEKLASKGDFEVIFVSSDRDDNSFKDYFSKMPWLSIPFSDSDTIKRLKELFKVRGIPHLVVLDANGKVSTDQGVRMVSDHGVDAYPFTSEQIQLLKEREEEAKRNQTISSILVSNSRNYLISNDGNQIPVSELEGKVIGLYFSVYGHGACDEFTPILVDAYKKLKEKGQNFEIVLISFNDEDEEFKEALKSMPWLALPLKDEKCKELIRYFELSEIPTLVIIGQDGKTLQPNAVELVEEHGSDAYPFTPEQLEKLAEIQKAKLESQTLESLLVHGENDFVIEKSGAQIPVSELVGKNILLYFSAHWCPPCRAFLPKLTEAYNEIKQKDKEFEVVFISSDRDQDSFQEFFSGMPWLALPFGDERKKLLNRRFKIQGIPALVALNQSGRTVSTEARKLISAHGADAYPFTDERLKQLEEELEEEAKGWPEKLKHELHEAHELVKTRRSYVCDGCDGVGSGWSFHCAECDFDLHPKCGLKKKEESKEEGKEGWVCEGDVCRRQA
- the LOC111787951 gene encoding probable nucleoredoxin 1, whose protein sequence is MASDAVHDLSSLFSSEGRDFLIRNNGDQVKISSLIGKIVGLYFSASWCPPCHRFTPIFAGVYEELASKGDFEVVFVSADSDDESFEDYFSKMPWLSIPFSDSATKERLNELFEVRGIPHLVVLDAEGKVSTDDGVRLVSEYGANAYPFTSEQIQLLKDREEEAKRNQTISSILVSNSRNYVISNNGNQIPVSELEGKVIGLYFSVYGHETCDDFTPLLVDAYKKLKEGKQNFEIVLISLDDEDDDFNEAFKTMPWLALPFKDEKCQKLIRYFELSDIPTLVIIGQDGKTLHPNAAELIEEHGTDAYPFNPEKLEKLAEIQKAKLESQTLESLLVRGENNFVIGKNGAKIPVSELVGKNILLYFSAHWCPPCRAFLPKLIEAYNEIKQKDKEFEVVFISSDSDQDSFEEFFSGMPWLALPFGDERKKFLNRRFKIEGIPALVALDRSGRTVSTDARNLISSHGADAYPFTKERLEELEKQLEEEAKGWPEKLKHELHEEHELVRTHRAAYNCDACDELGYGWSFYCEECDFDMHPKCGLKKNEGAEEQKEEWICEGDVCRRA